The DNA region CAATTCAGTAACAAGTAGTCCTTTTTTTCTTCAGCTACACGTACGTATGAATTTGcaatgttttttgtttttccatGGATTGTTACGTGTTTATTACGTTGTTGTTCTGATCTTATAGCACAGAGCTTAATGCACTGTGTTTTGTGTTTTTCTCTTCTGTTATTTCTGATTCTCTTAACTCTAGTGGTTGCACCATTGCCTGTATATACTCTGATAAAAAGAGTGAGACCGAAGAAAATAAAGTGAATGGAGTTCAAAAATCAAGGTTCCAAGTTATTTGGCGGATTTTTATGCATTGATAGCTGAGAGTTGTCttctatatttatttaacaTTTGTTAGCTATTTAGCTTCGCCGCATTATGCTACTTTGTCTCCACAAGCTGTCTGTTCTATATTCTTGACTGTATTTCTCTACAAACTGTCTGTTCTATATTCTTGATTGTAATTCATATGATATGATTAGTGTTCACGTTCAGAGATATGAAAAAAGTGATTATTGTTGGGCCTTTTTTACATTTTGGTTATTTCCTATGGTTCAGAcggacaattttttttcttgtgaAATCTCATAGTTTGTTTGTAtcagtttttattttagaaTCTATTTCCTACCCACAAAAGCTTCCTCCCGGAATTGATTTAgactttataattaattgtgaaCTAATTTTGAAACATGCACTCTTAAAGTTAGCAAGTTGGATTATTTTGCTGAATCTTATTAGACTTACGGCTGAATTTGAGTTCAGCCTAACAGAAAACCAGAatggtagagagagagagagagagagagagagagagagagagagagagagagagagagagagagagagagagagagagagagagagagagagagagagagagagagaggaactGAATCTAAATCTGTTATTGTATTATTGAAAGGTTAATACAGCTATGACTTAACTACTATATTTATACTAGAAGCAAAGCTTCTTACACAAGCTATTACTATTGTACTCTAATAGCCTTGTTCAAGTTTTGGGGAAAAGTTTTCAACGACATGCTTTTTGTTGCAGAGTTTGAGAAACAAAAAAAGCAGCAAGAATATGGAAGATTTTTGGAGCATGACTTGTGGGGATTCTGGTTGTTCAGAGACAGGAGTAGAGCCTTTCTGTCATGATTTCAGGCTTTTGAAAAATCCTTCCACATGCATCAATCATTTGTTGACCATTTGCTTTGATGTGTTACTGCTGATCATAATGTCACTGGTTATGATCCACAAGTGTTTGTCAGGACCAATTCGGGGTCCAATCCGAGCAGAAAGATTGTCAAAGTTGCAGCTAGTTTCTGCCATAACCAACGGTTCTCTAGGGATGCTGCATTTGTGCATAGGCATTTGGGTTTTAGAGGAGAAGTTAAGGAGAATGCACAGTGCTCTTCCTCTTAATTGGTGGTTGCTAGAATTGTTTCAGGGATTCACATGGGTGTTAATCGGTTTAACTCTAAGTCTACAGCTGAAACAATTTCAAAGAGCATGGTTGTGgatgttttcttttcttgtcttctttgtcTCTGGCCTTTTCTGTGCTTTATCCATATCTTATGCATTTAGCAGCAGAGAATTGTCCCTCAAGGCTGCTTTAGATGTTCTATCTTTTCTAGGAGCAGCTTTACTTCTCTTATGCACATACAAAGCATGCAAACGTGAAGAAGAAATTGATGAAAGTCTTTATGCCCCTTTGAATAGCCAGTTCAATGAAGTTCATCCTGTTAGCTATGTCACCCCATTTGCCAAAGCCAGATTTTTTAGTAGGATGTCATTTTGGTGGTTGAATCCACTGATGAAAAGGGGTCAAGAGAGAACACTTCATGATGAGGATATGCCAAAGTTGTGGGAGTCCGAGCGAGCAGAAAGATGCTATTTCTTGTTTGTAGAACAATTGAATAGACAGAAGCAAAAGGACCCATCATCACGTTCATCACTTTTATGGACACTAATTTTGTGCCACCAGAGAGAGATTTTGATATCAGGGTTCTTTGCACTGCTCAAGGTACTCACTTTGTCTTCTTGTCCTGTAATTCTTAATGCCTTTGTATTAGCTTCTGAGGATAATGGAAATTTCAAATATGAAGGTTATGCATTGGCCATATCACTTTTCTTTGTAAAGATCATAGAATCCCTGTCACAAAGGCAATGGTATTTTCGTTGTAAACTTGTCGGTATGAAAGTTAAATCATTACTCACTGCAGCCATCTATAAAAAACAACTGAGGTTATCCAATGCTGCTAGATTGATTCACTCTGGTGGTGAGATAACGAGTTATGTGACTATAGATGCTTACAGAGTTGGAGAATTTCCATTTTGGTTTCACCAAACTTGGACTACGATCCTCCAATTGTGTATTGCACTACTAGTTCTTATTCGTGCTGTTGGACTGGCAACAATTGCCTCATTAGTGGTGATAGTTCTCACTGTGCTTTTCAATGCTCCATTAGCAAAGTTGCAGCACAAGTTTCTGAGCAAACTGCTAGTGGCACGAGATGAAAGATTAAAGGCTAGTTCTGAGGCTCTAGTGAATGTCAAAGTATTGAAGTTCTATGCATGGGAAATCCATTTTAAAGATGCTATTCAGAGCTTAAGAAATGTTGAACTCAAATGGTTATCTTCAGTGCTACTACAAAAAGCATATAATGTCATTATCTATTGGTCTGCGCCTATGTTTGTCTCTGCTGCTACCTTTATGGCATGTTACTTCTTGAAAGTTCCTTTACATGCAAATAATCTTTTCACTTTTGTGGCAACATTACGTCTAGTGCATGATCCGATTTCAACCATACCCGATGTTATTGGAGTTGTTATTCAAGCAAAGATTGCATTTGCCCGGATTGTAAAATTCCTTGAGGAACCTGAGCTGCAGAGGGAAAATGTCCGTAAAGTTTGCTTTGTTGAGCAGCTCAAGGGCacaattttaattaattctgCTGACTTTTCATGGGAATGTAATGCATCAAAGCCAACACTAAGAAACATAAATTTAAAGGTTAGTCCTGGGCAAAAGATAGCGATTTGTGGAGAAGTTGGCTCAGGAAAATCAACTCTCTTAGCAGCAATTCTTGGGGAAATCCCTTATACTAAAGGAAATGTAAGTTTTTTGTAACCTTTATGCTTATCATAGATTTATGTCATTTATCACCAAAATTCAACTTATTCCATAAAATTTGGTATCTAAACAAAGTTTGGTTTTTGATCGAGTTCAATGTCGTACTGTGATCCATATAGCCCACCTCACTTAATGGGATAAAAAATTGTTGTTGTTTTAGTGCCGAAGTTCAACTTTTGCTATCTTTCAATTTAGCAGTAATATTAATTGATGTTAGATTCTGTTTTGTGATTTACAGATTGAAGTTTATGGGAAATTCGCTTATGTTTCTCAAACAGCATGGATACAAAGAGGAACAATACAGGAAAATATTTTGTTTGGATCAGCTTTAGATGTTCAAAGGTACCAAGAAACACTTCATAGATCTTCACTTGTGGAGGACCTTGAGTTGTTTCCCCATGGTGACCTCACTGAAATAGGCGAGAGAGGAGTAAACCTGAGCGGAGGTCAGAAACAGCGAATTCAACTAGCCCGTGCTCTTTATCAGAATGCTGATGTATATATCCTCGATGATCCATTCAGTGCTGTTGATGCACACACTGCCACAAATTTGTTCAATGTAATACATCCTTCCTTTCTTCACAGACTCCATTCATATCTTCCAACATCATTCTTTATTGAAAGAATTGAAATGTGACAGAAATACTTATTGGAGGGACTTACTGGAAAGACAGTCCTACTAGTGACTCATCAAGTTGACTTCCTCCCAGCATTTGATTCTGTTCTGGTATTTTCATCCATCTTAACACAAAGATTCATGCCATTGTCTTTTTTATCTGACTCTAAATATTAGTGAACAAATTTTATCCTTGGTCTCCACACCTCATCTGATTACTTAAGCCATAGAAGTATCTTAGTTCATTGTTTCGTTTACCTTAGTATGCTATCAGATGTGTATTTGTTGTTTTCTCCCTCTCCCTTCTCCAACTTTTATGCTGCTCCTAGGGGGTTtgaaaaaattgattgaagtatGCGATCTTTTGCTGAAGTTTGCCTTATAACTAAAAGTTTGAAGAATGAAAAACATTTGATCATCTAAAAAGGTTTCTACACTAATTACTTTGAGGATGAATGGAATATACTGGATACGATACACTAATTTTTCCATCATGGTAGTTGGAAAATTTTATTTCTTTCCACTAATTGTATTTCATTAGTTGAAAAGTAAGGGTATGATTTGACCATAAAAATTGATGTATAACCTCTTTTTTCTGATTCATTCTTTTGGGAAGAATTTTTTGTCAATTTGGCTCAATGATATCTAATCA from Lotus japonicus ecotype B-129 chromosome 2, LjGifu_v1.2 includes:
- the LOC130738214 gene encoding ABC transporter C family member 10-like, which encodes MEDFWSMTCGDSGCSETGVEPFCHDFRLLKNPSTCINHLLTICFDVLLLIIMSLVMIHKCLSGPIRGPIRAERLSKLQLVSAITNGSLGMLHLCIGIWVLEEKLRRMHSALPLNWWLLELFQGFTWVLIGLTLSLQLKQFQRAWLWMFSFLVFFVSGLFCALSISYAFSSRELSLKAALDVLSFLGAALLLLCTYKACKREEEIDESLYAPLNSQFNEVHPVSYVTPFAKARFFSRMSFWWLNPLMKRGQERTLHDEDMPKLWESERAERCYFLFVEQLNRQKQKDPSSRSSLLWTLILCHQREILISGFFALLKVLTLSSCPVILNAFVLASEDNGNFKYEGYALAISLFFVKIIESLSQRQWYFRCKLVGMKVKSLLTAAIYKKQLRLSNAARLIHSGGEITSYVTIDAYRVGEFPFWFHQTWTTILQLCIALLVLIRAVGLATIASLVVIVLTVLFNAPLAKLQHKFLSKLLVARDERLKASSEALVNVKVLKFYAWEIHFKDAIQSLRNVELKWLSSVLLQKAYNVIIYWSAPMFVSAATFMACYFLKVPLHANNLFTFVATLRLVHDPISTIPDVIGVVIQAKIAFARIVKFLEEPELQRENVRKVCFVEQLKGTILINSADFSWECNASKPTLRNINLKVSPGQKIAICGEVGSGKSTLLAAILGEIPYTKGNIEVYGKFAYVSQTAWIQRGTIQENILFGSALDVQRYQETLHRSSLVEDLELFPHGDLTEIGERGVNLSGGQKQRIQLARALYQNADVYILDDPFSAVDAHTATNLFNKYLLEGLTGKTVLLVTHQVDFLPAFDSVLLMSDGKSLQAAPYHDLLTSSQEFQDLVNAHKETASSDRLVDFTSSQRHSNSGREIIQPFKQKQYKELNGDQLIKQEERERGDTGFKPYLQYLNQSRGYIYFSASCLCFLMFVICQITQNSWMAANVDNPHVSTLQLILVYMLIGVGSTIFLMIRIFLSVALGFQSSKSLFSQLMNSLFRAPISFYDSTPLGRILSRVSADLSIVDLDLPLNLAYTVGGAISYYADLIVLTAITWQVLFITIPMVYVVLRLQRHYYACAKEFMRMEGTTKSSVANHVAETVAGSMTIRAFEGEDRFFRRNLDLIDANASPFFHIFSSSEWLIQRLETVYAIVLCSTALCMVMLPPGTLTSGFIGMALSYGLSLNESLVYSVQSQCILANYIVSIERLSQYMHIPSEAQEVVEGNRPPVNWPVAGKVEIEDLQIRYRPEEPLVLHGITCTFEGGHKIGIVGRTGSGKSTLIGALFRLVEPAGGKIIVDGIDISSIGLHDLRSSIGIIPQDPTLFIGTVRYNLDPLSQHSDQEIWEVLGKCQLREAVKDKGGLDTSVVEDGSNWSTGQRQLFCLGRVLLRRSRILVLDEATASIDNATDLILQKTIKTEFADCTVITVAHRIPTVMNCTMVLAINEGKLAEYDEPMKLMKRERSLFRQLVQEYWSHFQSTESHGKL